The following proteins are co-located in the Theropithecus gelada isolate Dixy chromosome 19, Tgel_1.0, whole genome shotgun sequence genome:
- the ZNF749 gene encoding zinc finger protein 749 isoform X1, which translates to MNLTEECMWSLRMWPYISPGRNGGILYDAQRHLHSNVMLENFALLSSVGCWHGAKDEEVLSKQCVSVRVLQVTAPKPALSTLKAQPCKTCSSLLKDVLHMAEHDGTHPEQGLDTCAAGHDLQQKEQAREKLTRSDEWSPSFVNYSAHGGERNFTCTQGGRDFTASSDLLQQHVLNSWRKLYRDTQDGENFQGKQNDFNSSQGGKDFCHQHRLFEHQKTHNGERPYEFRGCEELFRYNSNLIKYQQNRAGERPYEGTEYRKTFIRKSNLVQRQKIHTEGFLSKRSDPIEHQEIRSRPTPYECTQCGKAFLTQAHLVGHQKIHTGEQPYECNKCGKFFMYNSKLIRHQKVHTGERHYECSKCGKLFVDSSTLGRHQRVHTGERPFECSICGKFFSHRSTLNMHQRVHTGKKPYKCNECGKAFSLKHNVVQHLKIHTEEWPYECTQCGKAFVRKSHLVQHQKIHTEAFSKRYDLIPHERIDIRPRPYVCSECGKAFLTQAYLDGHQKIHTGERPYECCECGKFFLDSYKLVIHQRIHTGEKPYKCSKCGKFFRYRCTLSRHQKVHTGERPYECSECGKFFRDSNKLIIHQRVHTGEKPYECSNCGKFLRYCSTFIKHHKVCNGEKPHECNKCGELFRIKSSLITHQQSHTGESPFKLRECGKDFSNKCNNGQCQKIHTGERSHECGECSKVFKYNSSLIKHQRIHTGERA; encoded by the exons ATGAACCTGACCGAG GAGTGTATGTGGTCTTTGAGGATGTGGCCATATATTTCTCCCGGGAGGAATGGGGGGATCCTTTATGATGCTCAGAGACACCTGCACAGCAATGTGATGTTGGAGAACTTTGCACTTTTGTCATCAGTAG GTTGTTGGCATGGAGCCAAGGATGAGGAGGTACTTTCCAAGCAATGTGTTTCTGTAAGAGTGTTACAGGTCACAGCTCCAAAGCCAGCTTTGTCCACCCTGAAGGCCCAGCCCTGCAAGACATGTAGCTCACTTCTGAAGGACGTTCTGCACATGGCTGAGCATGACGGAACACACCCCGAGCAAGGGCTGGACACGTGTGCAGCAGGGCATGACCTGCAGCAAAAGGAGCAGGCTAGAGAGAAGCTCACCAGAAGTGATGAGTGGAGCCCTTCATTTGTGAACTACAGTGCTCACGGGGGAGAGAGGAACTTCACATGCACACAGGGTGGCAGGGATTTTACTGCCAGCTCAGACCTTCTCCAGCAACATGTCTTGAACAGTTGGCGGAAGCTATACAGGGATACTCAGGATGGGGAAAACTTTCAAGGTAAACAGAATGATTTCAACTCCAGCCAAGGTGGGAAAGACTTTTGCCACCAACACAGGCTGTTTGAGCACCAAAAAACCCATAATGGGGAGAGGCCTTATGAGTTCAGGGGATGTGAGGAATTGTTTAGGTACAACTCCAACCTTATTAAATATCAGCAAAATCGTGCTGGAGAAAGGCCTTATGAGGGCACTGAATATAGAAAGACCTTTATTAGAAAGTCCAACCTAGTTCAGCGCCAGAAAATTCACACTGAAGGCTTTCTTTCAAAAAGGTCTGACCCCATTGAACATCAGGAGATTCGCAGTAGACCAACACCTTATGAATGCACCCAGTGTGGGAAGGCTTTCCTTACACAGGCTCATCTGGTTGGTCACCAGAAAATCCATACTGGAGAACAGCCCTACGAATGCAACAAGTGTGGGAAATTTTTTATGTATAACTCTAAACTCATTAGACATCAGAAAGTTCACACTGGGGAGAGGCATTACGAGTGTAGCAAATGTGGGAAATTGTTTGTGGACAGCTCCACACTTGGTAGACATCAGAGAGTTCATACAGGAGAAAGGCCTTTTGAATGCAGCATATGTGGAAAATTCTTTAGTCACCGCTCCACACTCAATATGCACCAGAGAGTTCATACTGGCAAGAAGCCTTAtaagtgtaatgaatgtgggaaagcctttagcCTCAAACATAATGTTGTTCAGCACCTGAAAATTCACACTGAAGAATGGCCTTATGAGTGCACTCAATGTGGGAAGGCCTTTGTTAGAAAGTCCCACCTAGTTCAGCACCAGAAAATCCACACTGAAGCATTTTCAAAAAGGTATGACCTCATTCCACATGAAAGGATTGACATCAGGCCAAGGCCTTATGTGTGTAgtgaatgtgggaaggccttcctTACACAGGCTTATCTTGATGGTCACCAGAAAATCCATACTGGAGAACGGCCTTATGAATGCTGCGAATGTGGGAAATTCTTTTTGGACAGCTACAAACTTGTTAttcatcagagaattcacactggagaaaagcctTATAAATGCAGCAAATGTGGGAAATTCTTTAGATATCGCTGTACACTGAGTAGACATCAGAaagttcacactggagaaagaccTTACGAGTGTAGTGAATGTGGGAAATTTTTTAGAGATAGCAACAAACTCATTATTCATCAGAGAGTTCATACGGGAGAAAAGCCTTATGAGTGCAGTAACTGTGGGAAGTTTCTTAGATACTGCTCTACATTCATTAAACATCATAAAGTTTGCAATGGGGAGAAGCCTCATGAGTGCAATAAATGTGGGGAATTGTTTAGGATTAAATCGAGCCTTATTACACATCAGCAGTCTCACACTGGAGAAAGTCCTTTTAAGTTAAGGGAATGTGGAAAAGACTTCAGCAACAAATGTAATAATGGTCAGTGCCAAaaaattcacactggagaaaggtCTCATGAGTGTGGTGAATGCAGCAAAGTGTTTAAATACAATTCCAGCCTCATtaaacatcagagaattcacactggagaaagggcTTAG
- the ZNF749 gene encoding zinc finger protein 749 isoform X2, producing MWSLRMWPYISPGRNGGILYDAQRHLHSNVMLENFALLSSVGCWHGAKDEEVLSKQCVSVRVLQVTAPKPALSTLKAQPCKTCSSLLKDVLHMAEHDGTHPEQGLDTCAAGHDLQQKEQAREKLTRSDEWSPSFVNYSAHGGERNFTCTQGGRDFTASSDLLQQHVLNSWRKLYRDTQDGENFQGKQNDFNSSQGGKDFCHQHRLFEHQKTHNGERPYEFRGCEELFRYNSNLIKYQQNRAGERPYEGTEYRKTFIRKSNLVQRQKIHTEGFLSKRSDPIEHQEIRSRPTPYECTQCGKAFLTQAHLVGHQKIHTGEQPYECNKCGKFFMYNSKLIRHQKVHTGERHYECSKCGKLFVDSSTLGRHQRVHTGERPFECSICGKFFSHRSTLNMHQRVHTGKKPYKCNECGKAFSLKHNVVQHLKIHTEEWPYECTQCGKAFVRKSHLVQHQKIHTEAFSKRYDLIPHERIDIRPRPYVCSECGKAFLTQAYLDGHQKIHTGERPYECCECGKFFLDSYKLVIHQRIHTGEKPYKCSKCGKFFRYRCTLSRHQKVHTGERPYECSECGKFFRDSNKLIIHQRVHTGEKPYECSNCGKFLRYCSTFIKHHKVCNGEKPHECNKCGELFRIKSSLITHQQSHTGESPFKLRECGKDFSNKCNNGQCQKIHTGERSHECGECSKVFKYNSSLIKHQRIHTGERA from the exons ATGTGGTCTTTGAGGATGTGGCCATATATTTCTCCCGGGAGGAATGGGGGGATCCTTTATGATGCTCAGAGACACCTGCACAGCAATGTGATGTTGGAGAACTTTGCACTTTTGTCATCAGTAG GTTGTTGGCATGGAGCCAAGGATGAGGAGGTACTTTCCAAGCAATGTGTTTCTGTAAGAGTGTTACAGGTCACAGCTCCAAAGCCAGCTTTGTCCACCCTGAAGGCCCAGCCCTGCAAGACATGTAGCTCACTTCTGAAGGACGTTCTGCACATGGCTGAGCATGACGGAACACACCCCGAGCAAGGGCTGGACACGTGTGCAGCAGGGCATGACCTGCAGCAAAAGGAGCAGGCTAGAGAGAAGCTCACCAGAAGTGATGAGTGGAGCCCTTCATTTGTGAACTACAGTGCTCACGGGGGAGAGAGGAACTTCACATGCACACAGGGTGGCAGGGATTTTACTGCCAGCTCAGACCTTCTCCAGCAACATGTCTTGAACAGTTGGCGGAAGCTATACAGGGATACTCAGGATGGGGAAAACTTTCAAGGTAAACAGAATGATTTCAACTCCAGCCAAGGTGGGAAAGACTTTTGCCACCAACACAGGCTGTTTGAGCACCAAAAAACCCATAATGGGGAGAGGCCTTATGAGTTCAGGGGATGTGAGGAATTGTTTAGGTACAACTCCAACCTTATTAAATATCAGCAAAATCGTGCTGGAGAAAGGCCTTATGAGGGCACTGAATATAGAAAGACCTTTATTAGAAAGTCCAACCTAGTTCAGCGCCAGAAAATTCACACTGAAGGCTTTCTTTCAAAAAGGTCTGACCCCATTGAACATCAGGAGATTCGCAGTAGACCAACACCTTATGAATGCACCCAGTGTGGGAAGGCTTTCCTTACACAGGCTCATCTGGTTGGTCACCAGAAAATCCATACTGGAGAACAGCCCTACGAATGCAACAAGTGTGGGAAATTTTTTATGTATAACTCTAAACTCATTAGACATCAGAAAGTTCACACTGGGGAGAGGCATTACGAGTGTAGCAAATGTGGGAAATTGTTTGTGGACAGCTCCACACTTGGTAGACATCAGAGAGTTCATACAGGAGAAAGGCCTTTTGAATGCAGCATATGTGGAAAATTCTTTAGTCACCGCTCCACACTCAATATGCACCAGAGAGTTCATACTGGCAAGAAGCCTTAtaagtgtaatgaatgtgggaaagcctttagcCTCAAACATAATGTTGTTCAGCACCTGAAAATTCACACTGAAGAATGGCCTTATGAGTGCACTCAATGTGGGAAGGCCTTTGTTAGAAAGTCCCACCTAGTTCAGCACCAGAAAATCCACACTGAAGCATTTTCAAAAAGGTATGACCTCATTCCACATGAAAGGATTGACATCAGGCCAAGGCCTTATGTGTGTAgtgaatgtgggaaggccttcctTACACAGGCTTATCTTGATGGTCACCAGAAAATCCATACTGGAGAACGGCCTTATGAATGCTGCGAATGTGGGAAATTCTTTTTGGACAGCTACAAACTTGTTAttcatcagagaattcacactggagaaaagcctTATAAATGCAGCAAATGTGGGAAATTCTTTAGATATCGCTGTACACTGAGTAGACATCAGAaagttcacactggagaaagaccTTACGAGTGTAGTGAATGTGGGAAATTTTTTAGAGATAGCAACAAACTCATTATTCATCAGAGAGTTCATACGGGAGAAAAGCCTTATGAGTGCAGTAACTGTGGGAAGTTTCTTAGATACTGCTCTACATTCATTAAACATCATAAAGTTTGCAATGGGGAGAAGCCTCATGAGTGCAATAAATGTGGGGAATTGTTTAGGATTAAATCGAGCCTTATTACACATCAGCAGTCTCACACTGGAGAAAGTCCTTTTAAGTTAAGGGAATGTGGAAAAGACTTCAGCAACAAATGTAATAATGGTCAGTGCCAAaaaattcacactggagaaaggtCTCATGAGTGTGGTGAATGCAGCAAAGTGTTTAAATACAATTCCAGCCTCATtaaacatcagagaattcacactggagaaagggcTTAG
- the ZNF749 gene encoding zinc finger protein 749 isoform X3 encodes MAEHDGTHPEQGLDTCAAGHDLQQKEQAREKLTRSDEWSPSFVNYSAHGGERNFTCTQGGRDFTASSDLLQQHVLNSWRKLYRDTQDGENFQGKQNDFNSSQGGKDFCHQHRLFEHQKTHNGERPYEFRGCEELFRYNSNLIKYQQNRAGERPYEGTEYRKTFIRKSNLVQRQKIHTEGFLSKRSDPIEHQEIRSRPTPYECTQCGKAFLTQAHLVGHQKIHTGEQPYECNKCGKFFMYNSKLIRHQKVHTGERHYECSKCGKLFVDSSTLGRHQRVHTGERPFECSICGKFFSHRSTLNMHQRVHTGKKPYKCNECGKAFSLKHNVVQHLKIHTEEWPYECTQCGKAFVRKSHLVQHQKIHTEAFSKRYDLIPHERIDIRPRPYVCSECGKAFLTQAYLDGHQKIHTGERPYECCECGKFFLDSYKLVIHQRIHTGEKPYKCSKCGKFFRYRCTLSRHQKVHTGERPYECSECGKFFRDSNKLIIHQRVHTGEKPYECSNCGKFLRYCSTFIKHHKVCNGEKPHECNKCGELFRIKSSLITHQQSHTGESPFKLRECGKDFSNKCNNGQCQKIHTGERSHECGECSKVFKYNSSLIKHQRIHTGERA; translated from the coding sequence ATGGCTGAGCATGACGGAACACACCCCGAGCAAGGGCTGGACACGTGTGCAGCAGGGCATGACCTGCAGCAAAAGGAGCAGGCTAGAGAGAAGCTCACCAGAAGTGATGAGTGGAGCCCTTCATTTGTGAACTACAGTGCTCACGGGGGAGAGAGGAACTTCACATGCACACAGGGTGGCAGGGATTTTACTGCCAGCTCAGACCTTCTCCAGCAACATGTCTTGAACAGTTGGCGGAAGCTATACAGGGATACTCAGGATGGGGAAAACTTTCAAGGTAAACAGAATGATTTCAACTCCAGCCAAGGTGGGAAAGACTTTTGCCACCAACACAGGCTGTTTGAGCACCAAAAAACCCATAATGGGGAGAGGCCTTATGAGTTCAGGGGATGTGAGGAATTGTTTAGGTACAACTCCAACCTTATTAAATATCAGCAAAATCGTGCTGGAGAAAGGCCTTATGAGGGCACTGAATATAGAAAGACCTTTATTAGAAAGTCCAACCTAGTTCAGCGCCAGAAAATTCACACTGAAGGCTTTCTTTCAAAAAGGTCTGACCCCATTGAACATCAGGAGATTCGCAGTAGACCAACACCTTATGAATGCACCCAGTGTGGGAAGGCTTTCCTTACACAGGCTCATCTGGTTGGTCACCAGAAAATCCATACTGGAGAACAGCCCTACGAATGCAACAAGTGTGGGAAATTTTTTATGTATAACTCTAAACTCATTAGACATCAGAAAGTTCACACTGGGGAGAGGCATTACGAGTGTAGCAAATGTGGGAAATTGTTTGTGGACAGCTCCACACTTGGTAGACATCAGAGAGTTCATACAGGAGAAAGGCCTTTTGAATGCAGCATATGTGGAAAATTCTTTAGTCACCGCTCCACACTCAATATGCACCAGAGAGTTCATACTGGCAAGAAGCCTTAtaagtgtaatgaatgtgggaaagcctttagcCTCAAACATAATGTTGTTCAGCACCTGAAAATTCACACTGAAGAATGGCCTTATGAGTGCACTCAATGTGGGAAGGCCTTTGTTAGAAAGTCCCACCTAGTTCAGCACCAGAAAATCCACACTGAAGCATTTTCAAAAAGGTATGACCTCATTCCACATGAAAGGATTGACATCAGGCCAAGGCCTTATGTGTGTAgtgaatgtgggaaggccttcctTACACAGGCTTATCTTGATGGTCACCAGAAAATCCATACTGGAGAACGGCCTTATGAATGCTGCGAATGTGGGAAATTCTTTTTGGACAGCTACAAACTTGTTAttcatcagagaattcacactggagaaaagcctTATAAATGCAGCAAATGTGGGAAATTCTTTAGATATCGCTGTACACTGAGTAGACATCAGAaagttcacactggagaaagaccTTACGAGTGTAGTGAATGTGGGAAATTTTTTAGAGATAGCAACAAACTCATTATTCATCAGAGAGTTCATACGGGAGAAAAGCCTTATGAGTGCAGTAACTGTGGGAAGTTTCTTAGATACTGCTCTACATTCATTAAACATCATAAAGTTTGCAATGGGGAGAAGCCTCATGAGTGCAATAAATGTGGGGAATTGTTTAGGATTAAATCGAGCCTTATTACACATCAGCAGTCTCACACTGGAGAAAGTCCTTTTAAGTTAAGGGAATGTGGAAAAGACTTCAGCAACAAATGTAATAATGGTCAGTGCCAAaaaattcacactggagaaaggtCTCATGAGTGTGGTGAATGCAGCAAAGTGTTTAAATACAATTCCAGCCTCATtaaacatcagagaattcacactggagaaagggcTTAG